One genomic segment of Bacillales bacterium includes these proteins:
- a CDS encoding ABC transporter ATP-binding protein: MQLSIEHVTKKFGEKTAVDDISVELNEGVYGILGANGSGKTTLMRMLASVSRPTSGSIKLDGEEIFELDHEYRDLIGYLPQHVGYYKTFSAEKFLLYIAALKGLEKDVAKKKVAELLTLVGLEENRKGKIGKFSGGMKRRVGIAQALLNDPKILIVDEPTAGLDPKERIRFRNLLSQIATDRIVLLSTHIVSDIEFIAKEVLIMKAGRVVQKETPQALLGGIQDKVWSVSAAETEIPHFQSLYKVGNISRDEDQFRLRILSDSQPHPNAKNERPNLEDLYLYYFDEEAAG, from the coding sequence TTGCAATTATCGATTGAACACGTTACGAAAAAGTTCGGTGAAAAAACCGCAGTCGACGACATCAGCGTTGAACTGAACGAAGGGGTCTATGGTATTCTCGGGGCGAACGGCTCCGGAAAAACGACACTCATGCGCATGCTCGCTTCCGTTTCCCGACCGACTTCGGGGTCGATTAAGCTCGACGGCGAAGAAATCTTTGAACTCGACCATGAATACCGGGATTTGATCGGGTATTTGCCGCAGCACGTCGGTTATTATAAAACGTTCTCGGCGGAAAAGTTTCTCTTGTACATCGCCGCCTTGAAAGGGTTGGAAAAAGACGTCGCCAAGAAAAAAGTCGCCGAGCTGCTGACGCTTGTCGGTCTCGAGGAAAACCGCAAGGGCAAGATCGGGAAGTTCTCCGGCGGCATGAAACGGAGGGTCGGCATTGCGCAAGCGCTGCTCAACGATCCGAAAATCTTGATCGTCGACGAGCCGACTGCAGGTCTTGATCCGAAAGAAAGAATCCGGTTTCGCAATTTGCTGTCGCAAATTGCGACGGACCGCATCGTCCTGCTGTCAACCCACATTGTCTCCGACATCGAGTTCATCGCAAAAGAGGTTTTAATCATGAAAGCCGGGCGGGTCGTCCAAAAGGAAACGCCGCAAGCATTGCTCGGCGGCATCCAAGACAAAGTGTGGTCCGTCTCTGCAGCCGAAACGGAAATCCCGCATTTTCAATCGTTATATAAGGTCGGGAACATCTCCCGCGACGAGGATCAATTCCGGTTGCGCATCTTGAGCGATTCACAACCGCATCCGAATGCCAAAAATGAACGGCCCAACCTGGAAGACTTGTATTTGTACTACTTCGACGAGGAGGCCGCCGGCTGA